From a region of the Dictyostelium discoideum AX4 chromosome 2 chromosome, whole genome shotgun sequence genome:
- the gpaK gene encoding G-protein subunit alpha 11 codes for MGSQFSVLNRKWLIERSIMIEKRKRRSNKLIKILMMGNENSAKSTFAKKVKSIYQSDKIENSDANSILPYIKLYLSNSFKDVIKFIQQHPQSPDTKPMVSTQLGIIAWDKLSSFNYIPFNFKPTKELAKYIYDICHDPLFKSYIYPIISSKREDAFYLIENCKRMSNDDYIPNDEDIIRCSKNNQSGVFDTKLEIGKSEFVFVDTGNQKCDRKKWVHQFEDVDIILFFLALDEFDLPPDEIKSQSQSVHDCYNKLNENILVFDEIVNNHFFSNTPVIVLFNKKEQLIEKLKTTTFSQHYPDYQSNSNNPNDIFSFISNQFKLRDHFPLNKRLFIHSFNSSDTNQIDFFQYVKKILEDTI; via the exons atggGAAGCCAATTTAGTGTTTTAAATAGAAAATGGTTAATTGAAAGAAGTATTATGATTGAAAAAAGGAAAAGAagatcaaataaattaataaaaattttaatgatgggTAATGAAAATTCAGCTAAAAGTACATTTgctaaaaaagttaaatcaatttatcaaagtgataaaattgaaaattccgatgccaattcaattttaccatatattaaattatatttatctaATAGTTTCAAAGatgttataaaatttattcaacAACATCCACAATCACCAGATACAAAACCAATGGTTTCAACACAATTAGGAATAATAGCATGGGATAAATTATCaagttttaattatattccatttaattttaaaccaaCAAAAGAATTGgcaaaatatatttatgaTATTTGTCATGATCCACTTTTTAAAAGTTATATTTATCCAATAATTTCTTCAAAAAGAGAAGATGCATTTTA tttaattgaaaattgtaaaaGAATGTCAAATGATGATTATATACCAAATGATGAAGATATAATTAGAtgttcaaaaaataatcaaagtGGAGTATTTGATACTAAATTAGAGATTGGAAAAAgtgaatttgtatttgttgataCAGGTAATCAAAAATGTGATAGAAAGAAATGGGTTCATCAATTTGAAGATGttgatataatattattttttttggctttagatgaatttgatttaccacctgatgaaattaaatcacaatcacaatcagTTCATGAttgttataataaattaaatgaaaatatattagtatttgatgaaattgtaaataatcaCTTCTTTTCAAATACACCcgtaattgttttatttaataaaaaagaacaattaattgaaaaattaaaaacaacaacTTTTTCACAACATTATCCAGATTATCAaagtaattcaaataatccaaacgacattttttcttttatttcaaatcaatttaaattaagaGATCATTTTCCATTAAACAAAcgtttatttattcattcttttaattcttcagATACTAATCAAATCGATTTCTTTCAAtatgttaaaaaaatattagaagatacaatttaa
- a CDS encoding phospholipid-translocating P-type ATPase family protein, giving the protein MKIFNKKKRNLKKKRTTYPNIYFNTFKNNFFFSNNNEKKIKSLFSDNEISTTKYTRYNFIFKNLFEQFKKYTNIYFVIVSVITLIPEVSPLDPSTTILPLGLIVGLTAIKEAYEDFKRYRADKSSNYKEYLIYQLPKPIPQQQQPPLSSSTTPLPQKQQQENYDIESSKFKLIKSKNIKVGDIIKIDNNQSIPADIILLSSSSLGDGVCFVETSELDGESNLKIFKSCNETHSKFKNISLNLNESQQEQQQQFIKLKGNIQCEFPNNNLYKFKGILNLENDNENNNNDNIEENLKTTTTTEITTISLSEKQLLLRGSTLRNTEFIYGIVVYCGRDTKLSLNQKSPPSKYSTVEKMISKSVIGIFIFKMILVIISTIVGTLVTERTTNKSWYLWINEEPDSIGLVIVKTFFAYFAYLSFLVPMSLLITLEIVKVSQGGFMQFDLLMSYKEKQYRKQLLQYEQNQNNQNQNQNQNNGDLELQQQQQQQKQFTKSISSTSISKSISKDNLKSEILKDDDSSGSGRENKIVHKYMTVKNSNLNDELALVKYIFSDKTGTLTENKMIFKKCSIGGKIYQSPNESQLLNEIKNKSSSMELEEIVSEGGETIDQKFVKEFLINMTTCHSAVSELDQDGIAIYQSPSPDEISLLNCSKLNQFIFKERNNGEIKIQILKKEKTFKLLTSMDFTSERRRMSVVLKDIETNKIYLYSKGADSVMMSRLKQDNNINNNNNNINNNGLINYNNQLIIEKTTQHIKEFSNEGLRTLILAMKEIEIDQFNQWFEKYNSILNSIENREEQIEELNNQLENDLTLIGCTAIEDKLQDGVPETIEFLLNSNIKVWIITGDKQETAINIGYSCKLLSHSNQLFIINSNSRDNCEQQLNNIINNLNEIENNNNNNLNNSNNNNNNLNNNNNNYSLVIDGESLIFIFLEFENKFLSIAKKCHSVICCRVTPIQKSLIVKMVKKDTKEVCLSIGDGANDVSMIQEANIGIGIFGNEGSQASRASDYSLLRFRHLSRLITIHGRYSMIRNAACIRYSFYKNMTFFFIQFLFSIHSGWSSQTLFDDAIITSFNTVITAIPPYFMALFEKDVNERVLEKNPHLFLEVQNGKQFQYLTIARSVLGGLYQSVVMYFGLYLLFLDDNILNQYGKIGGLAIMGSYCASFSVISILLQAALDIKYWNFIVHIGIWGSILLYIIIALITNSMLPSMPQSYQVFNFSLSLLQFYLMVIIMIFISLIPTFTSKYIKQQFYPSQSQLLQENYILNKRKRRN; this is encoded by the exons atgaaaatatttaataaaaaaaaaagaaatttaaaaaaaaagagaacgACATAtccaaatatttattttaatacttttaaaaataatttttttttttcaaataacaacgaaaaaaaaataaaatcattattttctgataatgaaatttcaaccACAAAATATACaagatataattttatttttaaaaatttatttgaacaattcaaaaaatatacaaat atttattttgtaattgttagTGTAATAACATTAATTCCAGAAGTTAGTCCATTGGATCCATCAACTACTATATTACCATTAGGTTTGATTGTTGGGTTAACAGCTATTAAAGAAGCGTACgaagattttaaaagatatagagcggataaatcatcaaattataaagaatatttaatatatcaaCTTCCAAAACCAAtacctcaacaacaacaaccaccactatcatcatcaacaacaccattaccacaaaaacaacaacaagaaaatTATGATATAGAatcatcaaaatttaaattaattaaaagtaaaaatataaaagttGGTGATATTATAAAGATAGATAATAATCAATCGATTCCTGCagatataattttattaagttCTTCATCATTAGGCGATGGTGTATGTTTTGTAGAAACTAGTGAACTCGATGgtgaatcaaatttaaaaatttttaaatcatgtAATGAAACacattcaaaatttaaaaatatatcattaaatttaaatgaatcacaacaagaacaacaacaacaatttataaaattaaaaggtaATATTCAATGTGAATtcccaaataataatttatataaatttaaaggtatattaaatttagaaaatgacaatgaaaacaataataatgataatattgaagaaaatttaaaaaccaccacaacaacagaaataacaacaatatcattatcagaaaaacaattattattaagagGATCAACATTAAGAAATACAGAATTTATTTATGGTATTGTAGTTTATTGTGGTAGAGATACAAAATTAAGTTTAAATCAAAAGAGTCCACCATCAAAATATTCAACAGTTGAAAAAATGATTAGTAAATCAGTTATTggtatatttatatttaaaatgatattagtaataatatcaacaatTGTTGGAACATTAGTAACAGAACGTACAACTAATAAAAGTTGGTATCTTTGGATAAATGAAGAACCAGACTCAATTGGATTAGTAATTGTTAAAACATTTTTCGCTTATTTTGCATACTTATCGTTTTTAGTACCAAtgtcattattaattacattGGAAATTGTTAAAGTTTCACAAGGTGGTTTTATGCAATTCGATCTATTAATGAgttataaagaaaaacaatataGAAAGCAACTATTACAATAtgaacaaaatcaaaataatcaaaatcaaaatcaaaatcaaaataatggtgatttagaattacaacaacaacaacaacaacaaaaacaatttacaaaatcaatatcatcaacatcaatttcaaaatcaatatcaaaagataatttaaaatcagaAATTCTTAAAGACGACGacagtagtggtagtggtagagaaaataaaattgtacaTAAATATATGACTgtaaaaaatagtaatttaaatgatgaattaGCATTGGTTAAATATATATTCTCTGATAAAACTGGTACATTAACAGagaataaaatgatttttaaaaaatgttcaATTGGTGGTAAAATTTATCAATCACCAAATGAatcacaattattaaatgaaattaaaaacaaatcatcatcaatggAATTAGAAGAGATTGTATCTGAAGGTGGTGAAACTATTGAtcaaaaatttgtaaaagaatttttaattaatatgaCAACTTGTCATTCTGCTGTTTCTGAATTAGATCAAGATGGAATTGCAATTTATCAATCACCATCACCCGatgaaatttctttattaaattgttcaaaattaaatcaattcattttcaaagagagaaataatggtgaaattaaaatccaaattttaaaaaaagaaaaaacttttaaactCTTAACTTCAATGGATTTCACATCTGAAAGAAGAAGAATGTCAGTggttttaaaagatattgaaacaaataaaatttatttatattcaaaAGGTGCTGATTCTGTAATGATGTCAAGATTAAAAcaagataataatatcaataataataataataatatcaataataatggtttaataaattataataatcaattaataattgaaaaaacaacTCAAcatattaaagaattttcaaatgaagGTTTAAGAACATTAATATTAGCAAtgaaagaaattgaaattgatcaaTTTAATCAATggtttgaaaaatataattcaatattaaattcaattgaaaataggGAAGAGCaaattgaagaattaaataaccAATTAGAAAATGATTTAACTTTAATTGGTTGTACTGCTATTGAAGATAAATTACAAGATGGTGTACCTGaaacaattgaatttttattaaattcaaatattaaagttTGGATTATAACTGGTGATAAACAAGAAACTGCAATTAATATTGGTTATTCTTGTAAATTACTTTCTCattcaaatcaattatttattattaattcaaattcacgTGATAATTGtgaacaacaattaaataatataattaataatttaaatgaaattgaaaataataataataataatttaaataatagtaataataataataataatttaaataataataataataattattcattagtaattgatggtgaatcattaatatttatatttttagaatttgaaaataaatttttatcaattgcaAAGAAATGTCATTCAGTAATTTGTTGTAGAGTTAcaccaattcaaaaatcattaattgtaAAGATGGTTAAAAAGGATACAAAAGAGGTTTGtttatcaattggtgatGGTGCAAATGATGTTTCAATGATTCAAGAAGCAAATATTGGAATTGGAATATTTGGTAATGAAGGATCACAAGCATCACGTGCATCTGACTATAGTTTATTAAGATTTAGACATTTATCAAGATTAATTACAATTCATGGTCGTTATTCAATGATTAGGAATGCTGCATGTATTAGATACTCATTTTATAAGAATATGACCTTCTTTTTCATTCAATTTCTATTTTCAATTCATAGTGGTTGGTCATCACAAACTTTATTCGATGATGCTATCATTACATCTTTTAATACTGTAATCACTGCAATTCCACCTTATTTCATGGCactttttgaaaaagatgTAAATGAAAGAGTTTTAGAAAAGAATccacatttatttttagaggTTCAAAATGGTAAACAATTCCAGTATCTTACAATTGCAAGATCAGTATTAGGTGGACTTTATCAATCGGTAGTAATGTATTTTGGtttatatcttttatttttagatgataatatattaaaccAGTATGGTAAAATTGGTGGACTTGCTATAATGGGTTCTTATTGTGCTTCTTTCTCTGTGATTTCAATATTACTTCAAGCAGCATTAGATATAAAATATTGGAATTTCATTGTTCATATTGGTATTTGGGGtagtattttattatatataattatagcTTTAATTACAAATTCTATGTTACCTTCAATGCCTCAATCTTATCaagtatttaatttttcattatcattacttCAATTCTAtctaatggtaataattatgattttcatttctttAATTCCAACTTTTACttcaaaatatattaaacaaCAATTTTATCCTTCTCAGTCCCAATTATTACaagaaaattatattttaaataaaagaaaaagaagaaattaa
- the anapc2 gene encoding anaphase promoting complex subunit 2, with protein MFQNKEQTESILVWEKIVSIFSIPSQNEILNFKQKSPNNIDNNLKQLFNFVKLYKLESLVLDWYFESIKKYFKSTLSNEFWKFFNNVNLAELDSSTTSGRQLKFINHQFALSINLLHKVFSFFKSNLFLFYELLFKKESYNFNFLIKKLQDLLITNIMHTTNQQTKYFNTILFMFFERDFISFTKSFYHSKKQILKDEEENNNNSKDLEFNDQQQEEEEEEEENEEESKSYIIMEMSFEDSITDINIKEDSFMDLCKKLQDLNFIVISEEIFTQILFKKVFEYIETRCKGVFEKSFLKSILEWADQVIFKWLAMILLSSTTTTKINNYNDIINNNDDDNDDDDDDENKENSLKIFNQWKKRLEFSIYENYSQQRISELFDMIVQYPDSLPSLEDLSICFQKIPIEKTMITNLKRVLHNRLLHPGANTSDIITQYISTIHAMDIIDPSGMVMEKVGKPIREYLSQREDTIRCIISSFTEESNEIYQELCNYDPQDNGGDDDSNNSLLAFGNCDLYVDEGDNFSSIDDFKFWIPNKIDGSSTTISIGNAKANNNNKKKKKKDTISHLVNIYDGIDLFINEYRSMLSDRLLSVVDFDLDKEIKNIELLKLRFGDSVLFNCEIMIKDMVDSKRLNLQIKNSQGVNNNNNNNNNNNNELKEFETLILSQLFWPTLKGDEFKYPKSIEKKMQIYSKEYERIKTPRQLIWKQHLGLVDLDLEIGNNIQSFQVSPIHATLIMLFESDDGDDDDEKELTLEYLSKQLEISKDLVKKKLIFWLNNQIIKETSHETYKINNKEKEEQKQRQQQIENDDQDESSSDDDDDDNNIVVEEEEEEKSTSAKEKEEQMRVVESFIIGMLINFKTLPLERIHSMLTMFNSELYTSTIHELKAFLSKLVNEEKIELVGNDFKIKK; from the exons ATGTTTCAAAACAAAGAACAAACAGAATCAATACTTGTATGGGAAAAGATtgtatcaatattttcaattccatcacaaaatgaaattttaaatttcaaacaAAAATCACCAAacaatattgataataatttaaaacaattatttaattttgttaaaCTTTATAAATTAGAATCCTTAGTTTTAGATTGGTATTTTG aatcaattaaaaaatattttaaaagtacattatcaaatgaattttggaaattttttaataatgtaaatttaGCGGAATTAgattcatcaacaacatcaggaagacaattaaaatttataaatcatcaatttgcattatcaattaatttattacataaagtattttctttttttaaatcaaatttatttttattttatgaattattatttaaaaa ggaatcatataattttaattttttaattaaaaaattacaagatttattaattacaaaTATAATGCATACAACAAATCAACAaaccaaatattttaatacaattttatttatgttttttgAACGtgattttatatcatttacAAAATCATTCTATcattcaaaaaaacaaattttaaaagatgaagaagaaaataataataatagtaaggatttagaatttaatgatcaacaacaagaagaagaagaagaagaagaagaaaatgaagaagaatCAAAATCCTATATAATAATGGAAATGTCATTTGAAGATAGTATAActgatattaatattaaagagGATTCATTTATGGATTTATGTAAAAAGTTacaagatttaaattttatagttATTTCAGAAGAGATTTTCacacaaattttatttaaaaaagtttttgaaTACATTGAAACAAGATGCAAAGGTGTTTTTGAAAAAagctttttaaaatcaattttagaaTGGGCTGATCaagtaatttttaaatggttagcaatgattttattatcatcaacgacaacaacaaaaataaataattataatgatataattaataacaatgacgatgataatgatgacgatgacgatgatgaaaataaagaaaatagtttaaaaatttttaatcaatggaaaaaaagattagaattttcaatttatgaAAACTATTCACAACAAAGAATTTCAGAACTTTTTGATATGATTGTACAATATCCTGATAGTTTACCATCATTAGaagatttatcaatttgttttcaaaaaattccaattgaaaaaacaatGATAACCAATTTAAAGAGAGTATTACATAATAGATTACTTCATCCAGGTGCAAATACAAGTGATATTATTACTCAATATATTTCTACAATTCATGCTATGGATATTATTGATCCATCAGGTATGGTAATGGAAAAAGTTGGAAAACCAATTAGAGAATATCTTTCACAACGTGAAGATACAATTCGTTGTATCATTTCAAGTTTCACCGaagaatcaaatgaaatctATCAAGAACTTTGTAATTATGATCCACAagataatggtggtgatgatgattcaaataattcactTTTAGCTTTTGGTAATTGTGATTTATATGTTGACGAAGGtgataatttttcatcaattgatgattttaaattttggattccaaataaaattgatggtAGTAGTACTACtatttcaattggtaatgCTAAAgccaataacaataataaaaaaaaaaaaaaaaaagatacaaTTAGTCATTTAGTAAATATTTATGATGGTatagatttatttataaatgaatatAGATCAATGTTATCAGATAGATTATTATCGGTTGTAGATTTTGATTtagataaagaaattaaaaatattgaattattaaaattaagatTTGGTGAttcagttttatttaattgtgaaATTATGATTAAAGATATGGTTGATtcaaaaagattaaatttacaaattaaaaatagtcaAGGtgtaaataacaataacaataataataataataataataatgaacttaaagaatttgaaacattaatattatcacaGTTATTTTGGCCAACTTTAAAAggtgatgaatttaaatatccaaaatcaattgaaaagaaaatgCAAATTTATAGTAAAGAATAtgaaagaattaaaacaCCAAGACAATTAATTTGGAAACAACATTTAGGTTTAGTTGATTTAGATTTAGAAATTGGCAATAATATTCAATCATTTCAAGTTTCACCAATTCATGCAACTTTAATTATGTTATTTGAAAGTGATGATggcgatgatgatgatgaaaaagaaCTTACTTTAGAATATTTATCAAAACAATtagaaatttcaaaagatttagttaaaaagaaattaatattttggttaaataatcaaattattaaagaaacttCTCATGAAacttataaaattaataataaagaaaaagaagaacaaaaacaaagacaacaacaaattgaaaatgatgatcaaGATGAAAGTagtagtgatgatgatgatgatgataataatattgtagttgaagaagaagaagaagaaaaatcGACATCtgcaaaagaaaaagaagaacaaaTGAGAGTCGTtgaaagttttattattggtatgcttataaatttcaaaaccCTTCCTTTGGAAAGAATTCATTCAATGTTAACAATGTTTAATAGTGAACTTTATACAAGTACAATTCATGAATTAAAAGCTTTCCTTTCAAAATTAGTAAATGAAGAGAAAATTGAATTGGttggtaatgattttaaaattaaaaaataa
- the nat5 gene encoding N-acetyltransferase 5, with protein sequence MTTIRRFVCDDLFKFNNINLDYLTETYYLPFYLQYLSKWPSLLSMAEDVNGKPMGYMIGKAEGEGINWHGHVTAVSVAPEFRRIGLADRLMHILEEGSEKIYDGYFVDLFVRKSNTLAINMYTKFGYSVYRTVIGYYSGDEDALDMRKALPRDVEKKSIIPLKHPVYPTDADL encoded by the exons ATGACAACGATTAGAAGATTTGTTTgtgatgatttatttaaatttaataatataaatttagatTATCTAACAGAAACT tattacttaccattttatttacaatatttatcaaaatggccatcattattatcaatggCTGAAGATGTAAATGGAAAACCAATGGGAtata tGATTGGTAAAGCAGAAGGTGAAGGTATTAATTGGCATGGACATGTTACAGCAGTTTCAGTCGCACCAGAATTTAGAAGAATAGGTTTAGCAGATAGATTAATGCATATTTTAGAAGAAGGATCAGAAAAGATTTATGATGGTTATTTTGTGGATTTATTCGTTAGAAAATCAAATACATTAGCAATTAATATGTATACTAAATTTGGTTATTCAGTTTATAGAACGGTAATAGGATATTATTCTGGTGATGAAGATGCACTAGATATGAGAAAAGCCTTACCTAGAGACGtggaaaagaaatcaatcaTACCTCTCAAACATCCAGTTTATCCAACTGATGCTGATTTGTAA